GCGAGGTTGACGCGCGGACTCCATTGCTGTTCTTCGACGAAGGCCGAGACTTTATCAAAACGTACCCCGTAATTGACGGTTAAGGGTGCGCTGACACGCCACTCATCTTGCAGGTAAAGGCTGCTTTGATGGCCGGTTTTGCTGGAATTGTCGACGATATCGAAGGCGCTGGCCGAGCTGGCCGTGCCGCTGGCATCGACCGGGAACACGCTGACGGTGTTATTGCTGGCGCTGTTTTGCCGCGTATACGCGAAACCGGTGCGCAGCGTATGGTTGGCATTGAGCGGGTAACTGAAGTCGCCTTGCAGACCGGCCGAGGAGTTGGAGCGCAGGGTATCGGAAGCGACGCCGTTATAAATCAGGTCGCCGTTGCGGTCGGGCGTGAAATGCAGTTCAGAATATTGTTTGAAGGCGGATAGCTGAAAATTCACGGCACCGAGGCTTTTTTGGTAAGACAACACCAAGAAGCGATTGATCTCGCGTTGATTTTCATTCAAATCGGCCGAAGCCAGGCTGCTGCTGCCGGCTGCGGCATCGCTGACACCGGCCAGAGAAAACGCCGGACTCTGAGCCGGATTATTCGGGATTTGAAATTTCCCTTGATAGGTACCGAACATCATGCCCAGACGGGTGCTATCGTCGAGGTAGTAAGACAGGTTGCCGAAGCTTTTGCTTTGGCGGGTTTCATCATGCAGCGCCGTGCGGCTGGCTGTCGGATTTTCTATACCGAGGCTGTTGGACAGATAACTGCCGGATAAGTAGTAATTGAAAGCCCCGACGGTGCCGAAAAATTCGGCGCTGGGATTGCTGTAATTATGTGCGCCGAGCAAGACACCGATGCGTCCACCTGGCGTGGTATGGCCTTCTTTGGTTTGGATGTCGACGACGCCTGCGGTACGCAAACCGAACTGAGCTGGCAGTGCGCCGGTCATGAAGTCGGTTTCGGCGATTTGGCGGGTATCGATCGATTGACCGAAACCGGTGATACTTTCTGGCAGTTGTACCCCATTGATACGGTACTGAACATTGCCATGTTCATCGCGCACATGCAGGCCGCCCGAGGCTTTCGAATCTTGGGCGACGCCTGGTAAGCGCAGCAAGACTTCGTTGAACGGCGTCGAATCGCCTTGGCCCAAGCTGTCGACCATGTGCTGGTCGATCGAATAGATGGTCGTGCCGATTTTCGGTGATAAGGCGGTGCGCGCATTTTTCAAATGGGTCGCGGTAATTTCGACGGTGGTGGCGGCAGTGCTGCTGGCAGCGCTGTCGCTGGCGGCCTCGTTAGTGAGCTCGTTGCCGGCGGCAGTGGCGACAGCATGCAGCAGTAAGTTGCCGAAGATGCCGGCCAATAAAGTAGGTAAGGGGCGGAGACGGAATGACATGGTAAGCCTTTGATACAGAGTTTTTATTCAGTGCCAAATAGCAGCGGCTGCCATGTAGGCGGTGCTGTTTGGCGAGCAGGGTAGACAGGCACAGCAGCGCGACAAATTGGTCGCGCTGGGCAGTCAGTTGTGGAAGTGGCTCAGTGCCGTGTGGGCGGGCCGCAGCCGGGTGGCAGCAGTCGTGGTGCGGCGAAGTCGCGCAGTACCGGCGTGGCCGGCAGCAGCAGGTAGAGCAGGATGATGAGGCACAGCGCCAAGCTGGCCGGTGGTGTCGCTAAATCGGCTTGGTTGGCTACTGCGGTACAGATCGAGCACGCCTGATCTTCGATACGATCGGCGTGGTGATGCGTGGCTGCGGTCGCGCTTAGCAAAACAAAGGCCAAGGCCGTGATGATGGCCATCACACTGCGTCGGCCGCCGACGACAAGCCGCATCAAGCAAGCCGATAGCGGCGAGGCAAGATGGTGCTGGCGGCGAGCCGTAACGGCGCGGGTGTGACGCATGAAACAATCATCCGGTAAAAAAATGTGAGCAGCAAATAGTAGCAAAAATCTGGAAGATGTCGGAAAAAAAATGGCTTTGACCGGGACAGGATGCGCCGCTGATTTTCATTCAGCCGTATTTCCTATAGACACGATTTGCATATGCAAGTGATTTTATATGATTGGAAAGTGTAAGGAGATTTGATTATCATACGAAACTTCTGCATTTCTTGAAGTGGTATTGAGTGATTCATATTGAACAAGTTGAAAAAATTTATCGTGTCGGCAATCGTGAGGTGCATGCCTTACGCAATATTGACCTGTCTGTCCGCAAGGGTGAGATTTTCGGCATCATCGGACGTTCCGGTGCCGGCAAGAGCAGTTTATTGCGGGCGCTGAATTTACTCGAACGCCCGAGTGCCGGCAAGGTATTCATCGATGGCGTCGACATCATGGGCCTCGATGCGGCCGGTTTGCATGCACTGCGCCAACGCACCGGCATGGTGTTCCAGCATTTCAATTTATTGAATGCCAAAACGGTGGAGCAGAACATCGCCTTTCCATTGAAGTTAGCCGGTGGCTTTACTTGTGAACAAAAGCGCGAGCGCGTCGCCGCTTTGCTAGCATTGGTAGGCTTGACTGAGCAGGCGCATCAGTATCCGGCGCAATTGTCGGGTGGCCAAAAGCAAAGGGTCGGCATCGCGCGCGCATTGGCGAATTATCCGCAATTATTATTGTGTGATGAGGCGACATCGGCACTCGATCCCGAAACCACGCAATCGATTTTGCGTTTGCTATTACAAATCAATCAACAACTCGGTTTGACTATCGTGCTCATTACGCATGAGATGCAGGTGATCCGGACTATCTGCGATCAAGTCGCCGTGCTGGAAGCTGGCGAAATCGTCGAAACCGGTGCCGTTAGCGATGTGTTCTTGCACCC
The sequence above is drawn from the Undibacterium sp. CCC3.4 genome and encodes:
- a CDS encoding TonB-dependent receptor; the protein is MSFRLRPLPTLLAGIFGNLLLHAVATAAGNELTNEAASDSAASSTAATTVEITATHLKNARTALSPKIGTTIYSIDQHMVDSLGQGDSTPFNEVLLRLPGVAQDSKASGGLHVRDEHGNVQYRINGVQLPESITGFGQSIDTRQIAETDFMTGALPAQFGLRTAGVVDIQTKEGHTTPGGRIGVLLGAHNYSNPSAEFFGTVGAFNYYLSGSYLSNSLGIENPTASRTALHDETRQSKSFGNLSYYLDDSTRLGMMFGTYQGKFQIPNNPAQSPAFSLAGVSDAAAGSSSLASADLNENQREINRFLVLSYQKSLGAVNFQLSAFKQYSELHFTPDRNGDLIYNGVASDTLRSNSSAGLQGDFSYPLNANHTLRTGFAYTRQNSASNNTVSVFPVDASGTASSASAFDIVDNSSKTGHQSSLYLQDEWRVSAPLTVNYGVRFDKVSAFVEEQQWSPRVNLAYKLSDATAFHAGYSRYFTPPPQELASQASINLYTGTSNAAQTALSDNVKSERTHYFDIGLSHQVSPELSLTADLYYKKIRNMLDEGQFGQALILSPFNYEQGYAKGLELAAIYSQRNWGGFLNVSLQKAQASNIISSQSLFGPDELAYIAKHDIYVDHDQTYTVSGGAHYHFGDSQISGDFLYGSGLRKTPDGGAPNSASLNSYTVFNAALVHNWKKTIVGDLEARLSLLNLFDKVYLLRDGSGVGVGAPQYGARRTLYLGLSTSF
- a CDS encoding methionine ABC transporter ATP-binding protein: MIHIEQVEKIYRVGNREVHALRNIDLSVRKGEIFGIIGRSGAGKSSLLRALNLLERPSAGKVFIDGVDIMGLDAAGLHALRQRTGMVFQHFNLLNAKTVEQNIAFPLKLAGGFTCEQKRERVAALLALVGLTEQAHQYPAQLSGGQKQRVGIARALANYPQLLLCDEATSALDPETTQSILRLLLQINQQLGLTIVLITHEMQVIRTICDQVAVLEAGEIVETGAVSDVFLHPQHAVTQSMVAEHQALSPDLFEAQRAGSLLLRLTYVGNTAHEPVLSRVAAQTGAEFVILQGTIGRIKDIPYGQLQIALTASPQQTEAALALLRAAEVRVELIASEGGQ